The Rhizobium leguminosarum bv. trifolii WSM1325 nucleotide sequence ACTGTGCCGGCGCAGAGCTTCGTCAACAGGATGCCGCTCGGTCTAAAAGCCGGGCGCGCGACGTTCGAGTTTATCGGCGGCAGTCTCCTCGTCGCAACGATCTATTATCCCGGCGATCAAAGCCACAGCTACATCCGTCGCGATGAAACGGCAAGAAAGGGTCTGACCGTCCGCGGCGGCTTCGCAGAGGGATTTGGCCTTCGCGCCGAGGCTTTGAAAAAAATGCTGCGCCGTGAATGGAAACGGTTGGGACTGATACAGCTCCCGGGCACATCGCTGGCGGAGCCTGGCATCGATGCACATTTCGCCGGCACTCTGCCTATGGGCGCAGCCGGCCCGTTCGGTACTTCTTCGGATGGCGACATGAATCTTCATCCCGGTCTTTACGTCGTCGATGGTTCAATTCTTCCCGATCTTTCCTCGAAATACGTCACGATGACGATCATGGCCAATGCCGACCGCATCGCTCACCGTCTCGCCGAGACGGAAGCAAACTCGGCGCTCTGATGTCCGCTGCCGCTTTCAAGCCCTTAATTGGGGCAATGCATCGCCGGCCAATGATAAAAGCGGCTGATAATCTCCTTCTGAAAGCACTGAAAAATCAACAAGGCCGAGCGTGGCGCGCATGGCGGAGAGCGACGGCTCCTTGATCGCGGCGCCAAGCGCATTTCGCAGGAGAAGGACTCTGTCGTCCGACGCATCGCCTGAGGTGATAAAAGGCAGACCCGGACCTTTGGTCGTTTCGGCGATGATGCGGACCGCTTGGATATGGCCGGGATCGAAGCGCCGAATATTTGCATAGGTCACGCAATCGATGGCCGCACTGTCGGCCCTGCCTTCGACAACGGCGGCGATGCTGCCGCCGTGGCTGCCGGTTTCGATAATCCGGCCGAAAAAGTGGCCGTCGCGGGCAAGCGGAGCGACCGCTGCGCGAAAGAAATTGCTGCCGGAATTGCTGTCAGGGCCGTTGATCGCCGCCGTGGTGCCGCGCAAGTCCTCCAGCGAATGAAGGGCAGAATCCTTGGCGACGATGATGAAGCTGCGCATCAGCGGGCCGTCGCAGCCGGGATGGTGATATATCGGCGTCGCCACCAGGCGGACCCTGCCCCGCAGGCTCGTTGCAAAGGGATAGCCGCATGCCTGCGAGAGAAGAAGATCCGGCCTCAGCCAAGCTTCATCATAGCGAACCGCCTGATCGAGCTTTTCGGGCAGGTCCTTGAGGCCGGCTTCCAAAAGATAGTGCCGGAGGAACGACCATAACTCAGCGGTCGCCTCCGCGACCGGCTGGGATGTAGCATACATGGCGATGCTGACGAGAGGCATTCTGGTCTTTCCCTGCGAGGCGCAAGCATCGACTAGATCAAGCAATGCCGCCGAGGCATACATATTTGAGCTCGGTATATTCGTCCAACCCGTGCCTTGACCCTTCGCGGCCGAGACCTGACATTTTCACACCGCCGAATGGAGCCTCGGCTGTGGAGACAAGACCGGTATTGACGCCGACCATCCCATATTCGAGCGCTTCGGCCACACGAAATACCCGCGACAGATCGCGGGCGTAAAAATACGAAGCAAGCCCGAACTCGGTGTCGTTCGCCTGTTCGATGACGTCCTCTTCGTCGCGGAAACGAAAAAGCGGTGCAAGCGGCCCGAAGGTTTCCTCGCGAGCGACCTGCATGCCGGCAGCGACATCGCGCAGGATTGTCGGCTCGAAGAAATGGCCGCCAAGCGCGTGGCGTTTGCCGCCTAAGACGATCCCGGCACCCTTTGTAACGGCATCGCTGATATGGCTTTCAACCTTGGCGACGGCGTTGTCGTCGATCAGCGGGCCAAGCACGACGTCACGCTCGAGACCGTTGCCGACCTTCAGGCCCGAAACCGCCGCGGCGAGTTTGGCGGCAAACGCCTCATAGACGCCGTCCTGAACATAAAGCCGATTGGCGCAGACGCAGGTCTGACCGTTGTTGCGGAACTTGGCGATGAGCGCGCCTTCGACGGCAGCGTCGAGATCAGCATCGTCGAACACAATGAAGGGCGCATTGCCGCCAAGTTCGAGGCCGAGCTTTTTGATCGTCGGCGCGCATTGCCGGTAAAGCAGTTCGCCCGTCCGGGTGGAGCCCGTGAATGTCAAAACCCGAACGTCACGGCTTGCCGTCAGCACTCCGCCAATTGCCGCTGCGTCACCCGTGACGATGTTGAGAAGCCCCGGCGGCAGGCCGGCACGCTCACCGAGAACGGCGATGGCAATGGCAGAGAATGGCGTCTGCAGCGCCGGCTTGAGCACGACGGCACAGCCGGCGGCAAGCGCAGGGCCAATCTTGCGGGTGATCATCGCATTCGGAAAGTTCCAGGGCGTGATTGCCGCCACTACGCCTGCGGGCTGGCGCAGGACGAGGATCCGCTTGTCCGGCTGATGTCCCGGTACGACCTCGCCGTTGATGCGCCTCGCCTCTTCGGCGAACCATTCGATGAAGCTCGCACCATAGGTGATCTCCCCTTTGGCCTCGGCCAGCGGTTTTCCCTGCTCCAGCGTCAGGATCATCGCCAGATCGTCGCGGTTTTCGATCATCAGCCGATGCCATGCCTTGAGAACGGCGGCGCGCTCCCCGGCAGTCTTCTTCGCCCAAAGCTTCTGGGCGATGACCGCGGCGCGGATGGCATCTTCCGTTTCCGCCGCACCGAGATCGGGGACCACCCCTAGCGGCTCGCCTGTGGCTGGATTGCGGACCGTCGCCGCCTTGCGGCCTTCCGCTTCGATCCAGCGATCGGCGATGGGGCATGCCTGGCGGAACAGCGAGGGATCATTGAGCTTCATATGACAACTTTCAACAGAATACGTGAGCGGCACCGGGATCGAAATTCAGATGGACTATATCGCCACGGCTGAGCCCGACGATAGCCTCATGACCAAACGGCAGACGAACCGCCAGCGCCTCACCCGTCGCCGTCTCGGTCGAGACGTGAATATTGTTGCCGAGGAAGGTAATGTCGCTGACGGTTGCGGCAAGACCCGCTCCCGCCACCTGGTTTCGCGACAACCGAATGCGCTCAGGCCTCAGCATCAGGGCTGCCCTTGTCCCGGAGCTTCCTTTTCCATGCACCGGAATGTCATTGAAGACGCTTCCGCCGCCAAGCGAAATGGTGGCCTGCCCATCGGAGGATGACAGCAGGTCGCAGGAAATGAAGTCGCTGTCGCCGATGAATTCGGCCACGAAGCGGGTCCGCGGATTGGCATAGAGTTCCGGCCCCGTGCCGATCTGGTCGATGACCCCCTTGGAAAAGACGGCGATCCGGTCGGAGAGCCGCAGCGCCTCCTCCTGGTCGTGCGTGACATAGAGGATCGTCACTTCGGTCTGCTGATGGATCCGGCGTATCTCATGCTGGATTTCCTCGCGCAGCTTCTTGTCGAGCGCCGACAGCGGCTCGTCCATCAGAAGCACCGGCGGATCATAGGCAAGGGCTCTGGCAAGGGCGACGCGCTGCTGCTGGCCGCCGGACATTTGTGCGGGCTTGCGATCCTCGAAGCCTTCGAGCCTGACGAGACGCAGCATCTCCTTCACTTTGCTATCGACCTCGGCTTTGGACTTGCGCCTGACCTTCAGGGGGAATGCGATGTTTTCGCCCACCGTCAGATGCGGAAACAGGGTGTAGCGCTGGAACACCATGCCGATGTTGCGCTTGTGCGAAGGCGTGTCGAGCAAGGTCTTGCCCTCCAGCGTGATGTCGCCTTTCGTTGGAGTTTCAAAACCGGCCAGGATGTAGAGGGTGGTGCTTTTGCCGGATCCGGACGGTCCGAGAAAGGTCAGGAACTCCCCGCGCCGGACGTCGAGATTGACGTCGTGGACGGCGACGACCGGGCCGTATTCCTTGCGTATTCCGCGGATCTGAAGGAACGGTTCTTTCATTGTTTCAGTACCTTACGCACGACGGCAACCAGCGCCATCAAGAGGATCGTCAAAAGGATGAGAAGGGTCGACGCCGCAGCGACAACGGGCGTCAGGTCCTGCCGCAGCGTTGCCCATACCTTGACGGGCAGCGTCTGCAGGGTCGGGCTGGACATGAAGATTGCCACCACCACCTCGTCCCAGGAAGTCAGGAACGAGAAGACGGCCGCCGAAAACAGCCCATGGCTGATCGCCGGCAGGGTGACCCTGATCTTTGCTTCCAGAGGCGAGGCGCCGCAAAGAACCGCCGCGTCCTCGATCGACTTGTCGAAGCCCTCCAGCGCACTTGAGATGGAGAGGATCGAGAAGGGCAGCGCGAGAACGAGGTGCGAAATGACGAAGCCTACCAACGTGCCGCCAAGGCCGATCCTCAGAAAGAAGGCATAAAGGGCGACCGCAAGAACCACGACGGGCAGGATCATCGGCGTCAGGAACAGTGCTTTCAGCGCATCGCGGAACAGGAACGAACCGCGCACCAGCCCGAAGGAGGTCACGAGCCCGAGCAGCACCGACAGAACAGTCACGATGACCGCGATCTTGAAGCTCGTCCAGGCCGATTCCAGCCAGCGCGGATCGGCAAAGAGCTCGCTGTACCATTGAAGCGTCCAGCCGGGCGGCGGAAAGATCAGCCACTGCGAGGAGCCGAAGGAGAGCGCCGCGATAAAGACGATCGGCATCAGCAGGAAGGCCGCAGTCAGAAGCGTTATCGCCAGCAAGATGTATTTCCACCAGCCGAGACGGTCGAAATTGAGCAACATGTCAACGCCCTCCCGGATTCTGGTTGCCGACGAAGCGCAGCTGCACGGCATAAAGCAACAGGGTCACCACGAGGAGAACCAGCGCCGCAGCACCGCCCATGCCCCAGTTGACCAGCGACTGCACGAATTGCGCGATCAGCTCTGCGAGCATCATGTTCGAGGTGCCGCCGAGAAGCGACGGCGTGACGAAATAACCAAGCGACATGACGAAGACCATGAGTGCACCAGCCGCCATGCCGGGCATTGCCAAGGGCAGCAGAACACGGGTCAGGCACTGCCACCGGTTGGCGCCGCAAAGTGCCGCCGCCTGCAGGGTAGACGGGTCGATCTTCCTGATCACGCCGTAGAGCGGCAGGATGATGAAGGGCAGCATGATATAGGTCATGCCGATGGTCACCCCGGTCAGGTTGTTGACCAGTGCCAAGGGCTTGTCGATCAGCCCAATTCCGATCAGCATCTTGTTGATGAGCCCCGTGCGCTGCAAAAGAACCATCCAGGCATAGGTGCGGGCAAGCAGGTTGGTCCACATCGATAGGAGCAGGATCGCAAAGATCACCGAGGTTAGGCGCCCGGGCATGATTGCCAGCGCCCAGGCAACGGGAAATCCGATCAGCAGCGAAATCACCGTGACGAGACCTGAGACGATGAAGGTGTTGGCGAAGATCTTCAGATAGGTCGCGGACCCGATCAGCTGCGCATAGTTTCCAAAACCCGGCACGGGTTCCAGCACGCTGCGCAACAGGAGCACTGCCACCGGCGCGATGAAAAAGATCGTCACGAAGGCGAGAGCCGGGAGGACCCCGCCGAAACCTGTTGCCCTGCGCACCTTTGGCAGGGGCGCAATTGCAGCGGAGGCATCGCTATATGTCGACATGACAGTCCTTCCCACCCGTCAATTTCCGCAGGCGCCGAGGTCCGACAAGCGGGCACCGACACTGCGGGGGCACGGCGAACATTCGCCGTACCCGTTCATCTCAAGTTTCAGGCTATTTCGCCTGCCAGGCGTACCACTTCTCGCCGATGGCATCGCGATTATCAGCCCAGTAGTTCATATCGGCATTCACCTGGCTGGCCGTCTGCTGATCCGGCAGGGTCTTGGCCGTCTCCGGATCCATCAGCTTGGCCGAGTCAACGTTGATTGGTGCATATCCGGTGGCTTTTGCAAGGGCGGCCTGCGGTTCGGCAGAAGTCGCCATTGCAATGAACTTCATCGCGGCTTCCACGTTCGGCGAACCCTTCGGCACGACGAGCGAATCCGCAGCGGTGATGTTCTGTTCCCATGAGGTCTCGGTCTTGATACCGCTCGCCGCAAGCGCGGTCATGCGGCCGTTCCAGACACTGCCGAAGGGAGCCTCGGCGGATGCCAGAAGCTGCTGCGACTGTGCGCCGCCCGACCACCAGACGATATCCGATTTGATCGTATCGAGCTTCTTGAAGGCGCGGTCGAGATCAAGTGGATAGAGCTTGTCGGCGGCCACACCGTCGGCAAGCAGCGCCGCTTCGATCACGCCGGGAGCCGACCACTTGTAGAATGTGCGCTTTCCCGGAAACTTTGCCGTGTCGAACAGATCCGCCCATGTCTTCGGGCAGGCGGTGACGGCATCGGCATTGCAGCCGATGACGAAGGAATAATAGAAGCTGCCGACCGAGTAATCAGTCACGAAGCGCGGATCGAGCTTGGATTTGTCGATGACCGAGAAATCGAGTTTCTCGAGCTGGCCATTCTTGCCGGCCTGGGCGGCATAGTCGCCTTCGACGTCGACGACGTCCCAGGTGACCTGGCCAGCCTCGACCATCGCCTTGAGCTTGCCGTAATCCGTCGGCCCGTCCTGCACGACGGTGATACCGGTCTTCTCCGTGAACGGGCTGGCCCATGCGGCCTTCTGCGCGTCCTGGGTCGTTCCTCCCCAGCTCGAGAAGACCATGTTGTCGGCGTGCGCCGGTACGGACACAGCCACGAATGCGGCAACCGCCGCGACAGCAAATGTTGTTTTCATGTTCCCTTATCCTTGTTCTGGTTTGTCCTACGGGTATGCCTTATGCCGTCAGTGCGCCTCGCTCCTGGGAGAAAAGTTGGCTGGCTTCATAATCTTGTTTTCCGCCACTTCGATCAGATCGCGGATCTTGGGCAGGAAGGCCTGCCACCGGGGATCGGCCAGAAGCCTCTGGCGCCTCGCCTCCCGGTCGTCCAGGCTCGCAAAGGCCCAGATGTGAACGATCTCGTTGATCGTTCCGATCTCCGAAAAGAAGTAACCGACGAGCGTGCCGAGATGGCTCTTCTGGATTTCGATCCCCTCTTCCTCGACGACCTTGAGATATTGCGGGATGGTGCCGTTCTTCAGCCGATAGGTGCGGATTTCGTAAAACATCGGCGCTACCTCATCACGAAGGGATCGGGGATCGGATCGTCCGATGTCCTGAGCCAGATCGTCTTGGTGCGGGTATAGTCGAGTGCTGCGGCCATGCCGCCTTCCCTGCCATGGCCCGACAGGCCGAAACCGCCGAACGGCGCGATCGGTGATACCACGCGGTAGGTGTTGACCCAGACGATCCCGGCTCGCAGCCCCTTCATCAGCCGGTGCGCCCGGGTCAGGTTCTGGGTGAAGACGCCGGAAGCCAGGCCATAACGGGTATCGTTGGCGAGCCGCAGCGCCTCGGTCTCCGTCTCGAATGACACGACGGACAAGACCGGCCCGAAGAATTCCTCGATGAGCGAGGGCGAGGCGACATCGTCGCAGTCGAGAATCGTCGGTGGGAAATAGTAGCCGTCGCCGTCGATCTTGCGCCCTCCCGTGACGAGGCGGGCGCCGCTTTCAATCGACTTGGCGACGAGGGCGCCGATATTGTCCTGCTGGCGCTTGGTGGCAAGCGGGCCGACTTCGGTCGCCATATCGAGCGGAGCACCGATCCGGATTGCCTCCGCCTTCTCGCGCAGCAGGGCGACGAATTTGTCCTTGACGCTGCGTTCGACGATGAGGCGCGATCCGGCAACGCAGCTCTGCCCTGTGGCGGCGAAGATCCCCGCGACCTGGGCATTGGCAGCGCTCTCGAGATCTGCATCGGCAAAGACGATGAATGGCGACTTGCCGCCAAGTTCAAGCGAGGTGGAGGCGAGGTTTTCGGCCGAGTTGCGAACGACGTGCCGGGCGGTTTCAGGGCCGCCGGTAAAGGCGACATGCGCAACCTTCGGGTGCCGTCCGAGGGCGGCGCCGCACGACGCGCCGAAACCGGTGATGATGTTGACGACGCCGGCGGGAAAGCCTGCCTCGTGCACGAGCCGTGCAAATTCGAGAAGCGGCGCCGGCCCGTCTTCCGAGGCCTTGACCACCATCGTGCAGCCGGCCGCCAGCGCCGGTCCGATCTTCACCGCAGACAGGAAGAGCTGGCTGTTCCACGGCACGACCATCGCAACGACGCCGATCGGCTCGCGGCGAAGCCAGACATCCATGTCGGGCTTGTCGATCGGCAGGTAGGCGCCTTCGATCTTGTCGGCGATGCCGGCATAGTAGCGATAGTATTCGGCGACATAAGCGATCTGAGCCGATGTTTCGCGGATGATCTTTCCGGTGTCGCGCGTCTCCAGTTCTGCGAGGATCTGCGCGTTAGCGGCAACCAGATCGGCCAGCTTGTAAAGCAGCTTGCCGCGTTGGGTGGCCGTCAGTTTCGGCCATGGGCCATCGTAAAGCGCCCTGTCGGCCGCGTTGACAGCCCGGTCGACATCGGCCTCGCGCGCTTCGGGCATATCAGCCCAGACCGCGCCGGAGGCGGGGTCGATGCTCGGATAGCTGGCCTCGCCATCTGAAAATTCGCCGTCGATATAGTGCTGGAAACGCCGCATGGTGTTACTCCTGAAATGCCGGCATGACCTCGGTGATGAAGCGTTCGAGCGACGCCTTCTTGCGCTCGAAGCTCATGCCGGTGTCGATCCAGAAGGAATATTCGTCATAACCGAGTGCTTCATACGCCTTGAGCCGGTCGATGACGGTCTCAGCATCGCCAACGACGTTGTTGGTGCGCATGACCTGGTCCGACAGCATCGCGTTTGCTCTGATCTGGTCGTCCGGGATCCGTTCGATCAGACCCTGGGTAACCGGCTTCTCATTCTTGAACCAGGCGAAGAAATAATTGTAGTAGACGCTGAGCTCATGGGCGGCCTGAGCGACATCGTCCGCCGACGAGCCGACATAGGTATGGCGCAGCAACATGATCTTGGGCCGCTCGATCTCGGGATGCTTGGCGCATGCGTCGTTGAAGCGCTCCATCAACGACTGAACCTCGTCGTCGCCTTGCCAGAGGGGCGTGACCTGAACGTTGCAGCCGTTGGCGACGGCAAATTCGTGCGAATTCGGATCGCGCGCTGCCACCCATATGGGCGGGTTCGGCTGCTGCAGCGGTTTCGGCGCCGAGGTGGTCGACGGAAACTTGAAGAATTCCCCGTCATGGGCGTAGTCGCCGGCCCATATGCCCTTGACCGCCGGGATGAGCTCACGCATGCGCTGACCGGCACCCCAGGCATCGAGACCGGGCAACAGACGCTCGTATTCGAAGGAATAGGCCCCGCGCGCGATACCGATATCCAGCCTTCCGTCGCAGATGATATCGGCCATGGCCGCCTCACCGGCAAGCTTGATCGGATGCCAGAAGGGGGCAATCACCGTCCCCGTTCCAAGCCGTGCCCGCGATGTGCGGCGTGCCAGATCGGCAATGGTCACGAACGGGTTGGGCGCAATGGTGAAATCCATGCCATGGTGCTCACCGGTCCAGATCGCGTGCATGCCGCCTTTGTCGGCGATCTCGCAAAGCGCGACGAATTCCTCGTAGAGGCTCTTATGGCTTTGGTTGGCGTCGAGCCGCTCCATATGGACGAAGAGGGAGAACTTCATGCTTTTGCGTCCTTGGCTGGAATTGGGTGAACAGTGCCGCCGGTCTCGTCGCCGAAATAGACGCCGAAATTGCCGATCGAGCTTTCCATCGCAAAACGGTTGACGATATCAGCAGTCGAACTGGTCTTGAACTTTGCCGCAACCAATGCGTCAGGCTTCAGGAACCTGCCGCCGGCAGGCTCGCCCTCTCCGGCAACGGCGTGATAGACGATGTGCTGCTTGCCGTCGCTCTTGCCCTCATAAACCGAATAGAGAAAGCCGATGCTGACCTTCAACCCGGTGAGCGTTTCCAGGTATTTTTGCAGCGTCTCGGTCGGACTGCCGTCATGGGCATCGACACCTGGCAGGGAGAGCAAATCTTCGCCGAGCAGCAGAACCTTGCCGCGGCGTTCGACAACGGCTGCAAGTTCCATATTGCCTTCGCTTGCCGCGGACACCGCCTTGCTTGCGAGCGTCGGCGTGAAATAACCGCCACGCGCATAGCCGAGACCGTTGCGGCCGCTATTGTCGAAAGCTTCGATGCGCCCCATCAAGATGACGTGGTCGCCAGCCTCGATGACCTCTTCCATGGCGCATTCGAACCAGGCCGCAACGCTTGAGAATATCGGGCAGCCTGCCGATCCCTTCGCCCACTCGACCGCCGCAAACCTGTCCTCGACCGGGCGTGCAAAGGTGTTCGACACGTCTTTCTGCGTTTCCGAAAGCACGTTGATCGCAAAGTGCTGTGCTCCGGTCATGGTGGCGAAATTGCGCGACGACTTGGCAAGGCAGACGAGCAGCAAAGGCGGATTAAGCGAGACTGAGGTGAAGGAGTTCGCTGTGAAGCCGATCGGATTTCCATCCCCGTCACAGGCGGTGACGACAGTCACCCCGGTCGGAAAGGCCCCGAATGCATCTCGCAGTGCTCTTGGGTCGACAGTCTGGATTGTCATCGTTCATCCTCCCCGAACGACAGCCACTCAGCGAGCAGCGAATTGACGATATCAGGCGCGGTCAGGTTCACCATATGACGATGGCCTTCGACGATGCGAGCGTAGCCCTGCGGCGCAAGCTCTGCCATTTGCGTCGCCATCAAGGGCGTCGAGTTCGGATCATCGGACCCCGTCAGAAACAGGGCCGGACCAGCCACGTCTTTCCAGCCGTTGGCATAGGTCTCGTCTCCTCCCGCAAAGGCGGCGTAAGCGACGGCATAGCCCTGGGGATCAACGAGGTTCAGCCATTTTCGCGTCAATTCACGCGCAGTGACGCTGTCTGCATCATCGCCGAACCAGCGGGCCAGAGGGCCTTCCTTGTCGACGCCCGATACCGGAATGGCCGCGGCGCGCGCAAGCACGGCGGCCTTTGCTTCAGGATCACGCCTGTAGACGCCGTTGAGGTAGGCGACGCGGCTGATCCGCTCGCCAAAGGTCACGGCCGCCCCTCCTGAAACCAGTGCGCCCATCGAGTGTCCGGCAACATTTGCCGTGTCGATTGCCATCTCGTCGAGAAAGCGTCCGAACCAGTCGACGAACTCCTCGAGCCGACTGCCCGCCGGCAACTTTGCGCTCTCGCCATGTCCCGGCATATCGACGGCGATGACGCGATGGCCCGCAGACAGGAATGCGATCTGCGGAGCCCAGGCCTCCAGCCGCATGCCGACGCCATGAATGAGAACCAGCGGCTCACCGCTGCCGGCCTCGTGATAGGCCGTTCCGCTTGCCGTCCTTTTTCGGGGCAAGGCACCGGCGGCGTTTGTTGCTGCAGCGGTGCGTGTGGTCGATCCGGCCGTCAGCATCTCAGAGCGCTCCTTCAAACGCCCGCAGGATTGGCAACGTCCTGCCCCAGGTCTTTCAGATCCTGGTAGCGGTCGCCGATGCGGTGATGCGGGCGCCCGCCTATCGAAGCACCGAGAGCCACGACGATCTCGTCGGCAGCAGGCGCGTCGGGGATCGACGTCTGGATGGTCAGGTAGTGCGAACGGCGGCCTTCATCGTTCTTGTCCATCAGCGGGATCATGATCGGCGCATTGGCCGGACCGCGTGTGTTGCAGAAGGCGAGATAGGACTTGGCGCCGACGGCCTGGCGATAGAAATTGCCGAAACGCAGCGTGTGGATAAGCGCGGACCCGTGTTCGATTTCGCCGTCCAGGCCGACGACAGCGGACTTTCCATATCCTTCGACAGCTTCGCCGGACCCGACCGCATCGATGATCATCTTGGTCAGCAACTCGCCGAGCACCGGAGCGCCTGCGTGAATTTCGGGCTTGAGGTCGTCGACGAAGCCGCGACCGGCCCAGGGATTCTTCACGACCGCGAAGGCGGTAAACAGCTTCAGCGGAACCGCCGCGGCCTTGCCGCCTTCGATCAGCGTCGTTTCGATCTGCAGTCCCGTCTTGCGAATTTGAATGGCCATCGAGCACCTCATTTCTCAATTTCGTATTATGGTATACCATAATATATGATTGTCAAGTTGGTTCCCTCGAGGAGCAGTTTAGGCCAAGGCGAGTTTTTCGATTTGCCGCGCGTGCGCCCTTCGACCCACCGGGCAGCGCTTTCTTCCCGTCAGCGCGTTGTCAGCTGACAAACGACATGGCGGCGCCCGTGGAGGCAGGCCGAGTGCAGAAGTCACGGTCATCCCAGTCCATGCTACCGCCTTACATATTACTTAATATGGCATACCATCACATTGGACAAAGTTGGGTGTCAAGCGCGGAGTATGGGTTCCGCTAAATTGCGCGGAACATCATCGCGAATGGAGTAATATCGACAGCTGAGATGAGCGCTTTGCCAGGCCTGCGGGGAAGCGGCACGGGCCGCTCGTGCCTAGTCGGCAGGCTTCTTCCCCGACAGCACCGCTTCGGCAATCGCGCTCGCGGCGGCGACGTGATCCATCGCCGCCCGGTAAGCCCCCTCGCCGTCGCCGCGGCGGATGGCGTCGACGATCTTCGACATCTGCAGCGGGCCTTCGATGCCGCGTCTCTCCGTCTTGATCGTCATCGAGCGCAGGTGGTTGATGCGCACGGTGAGAAGATTGACGACACCCCAGGCAACGTTCCTGTCAACCATCGTGAACAGCGTATGATAGAAGGAAGAGGTGTTCGTCAGCACAGCCGCCATATCGTTATCGCGGTAACTGTTGCGGATCCCGGCCAGAGATTCCTCAAGCGCAGCGACGATCTCGGGGCTGCGGCGCTCCGCGCACAGCCGCGCCGCCATGCCTTCCAGCGCGCCACGGATCTCATAGATCTGCTTGGCCTCCCCGATGTCGAGCTGCGCGACGATCGGCCCCTTGTTCGGCAGATTGGCGACAAGCCCTTCCGATTCCAAATGCCTCAGAACCTCGCGCACGACTGTTCGGCTGACGCCGAGCTGGGCGCAGAGGTCACGCTCGACAAGGCGATCTCCGGGACGGAAATATCCGTTGACGATGGCTTCGCGGACCTTGTCGAGCGCCAATTCCCGCAAGGTCTTTGCAGGACGCTCGACTCGAATTGCGTCCTTTAGAGCGCCGCTCATTCTGTACCTCAGTGTTGGACTTTGCACGCTCAACTTCCGCCGCGGCAGCCGAATGCAAGAATCGTATTATGGCGTACCAGATACTGTAGCTGTCGGCGGCCGGCAATTCAACAAGCGCTGTGCCGACCTATAGCGCCGCTCGCCTTTTCAGACGCGCAAAGGACGTTGCAGCACCTTTGATCTGCTGCCGACGCGTCGGGAGCTAGCCTCTT carries:
- a CDS encoding binding-protein-dependent transport systems inner membrane component (PFAM: binding-protein-dependent transport systems inner membrane component~KEGG: ret:RHE_PC00029 polyamine ABC transporter permease), giving the protein MSTYSDASAAIAPLPKVRRATGFGGVLPALAFVTIFFIAPVAVLLLRSVLEPVPGFGNYAQLIGSATYLKIFANTFIVSGLVTVISLLIGFPVAWALAIMPGRLTSVIFAILLLSMWTNLLARTYAWMVLLQRTGLINKMLIGIGLIDKPLALVNNLTGVTIGMTYIMLPFIILPLYGVIRKIDPSTLQAAALCGANRWQCLTRVLLPLAMPGMAAGALMVFVMSLGYFVTPSLLGGTSNMMLAELIAQFVQSLVNWGMGGAAALVLLVVTLLLYAVQLRFVGNQNPGGR
- a CDS encoding extracellular solute-binding protein family 1 (PFAM: extracellular solute-binding protein family 1~KEGG: ret:RHE_PC00028 polyamine ABC transporter substrate-binding protein) gives rise to the protein MKTTFAVAAVAAFVAVSVPAHADNMVFSSWGGTTQDAQKAAWASPFTEKTGITVVQDGPTDYGKLKAMVEAGQVTWDVVDVEGDYAAQAGKNGQLEKLDFSVIDKSKLDPRFVTDYSVGSFYYSFVIGCNADAVTACPKTWADLFDTAKFPGKRTFYKWSAPGVIEAALLADGVAADKLYPLDLDRAFKKLDTIKSDIVWWSGGAQSQQLLASAEAPFGSVWNGRMTALAASGIKTETSWEQNITAADSLVVPKGSPNVEAAMKFIAMATSAEPQAALAKATGYAPINVDSAKLMDPETAKTLPDQQTASQVNADMNYWADNRDAIGEKWYAWQAK
- a CDS encoding NIPSNAP family containing protein (PFAM: NIPSNAP family containing protein~KEGG: ret:RHE_PC00027 hypothetical protein), which codes for MFYEIRTYRLKNGTIPQYLKVVEEEGIEIQKSHLGTLVGYFFSEIGTINEIVHIWAFASLDDREARRQRLLADPRWQAFLPKIRDLIEVAENKIMKPANFSPRSEAH
- a CDS encoding Betaine-aldehyde dehydrogenase (PFAM: Aldehyde Dehydrogenase~KEGG: ret:RHE_PC00026 aldehyde dehydrogenase protein), whose product is MRRFQHYIDGEFSDGEASYPSIDPASGAVWADMPEAREADVDRAVNAADRALYDGPWPKLTATQRGKLLYKLADLVAANAQILAELETRDTGKIIRETSAQIAYVAEYYRYYAGIADKIEGAYLPIDKPDMDVWLRREPIGVVAMVVPWNSQLFLSAVKIGPALAAGCTMVVKASEDGPAPLLEFARLVHEAGFPAGVVNIITGFGASCGAALGRHPKVAHVAFTGGPETARHVVRNSAENLASTSLELGGKSPFIVFADADLESAANAQVAGIFAATGQSCVAGSRLIVERSVKDKFVALLREKAEAIRIGAPLDMATEVGPLATKRQQDNIGALVAKSIESGARLVTGGRKIDGDGYYFPPTILDCDDVASPSLIEEFFGPVLSVVSFETETEALRLANDTRYGLASGVFTQNLTRAHRLMKGLRAGIVWVNTYRVVSPIAPFGGFGLSGHGREGGMAAALDYTRTKTIWLRTSDDPIPDPFVMR
- a CDS encoding Luciferase-like monooxygenase (PFAM: Luciferase-like monooxygenase~KEGG: ret:RHE_PC00025 monooxygenase protein) — translated: MKFSLFVHMERLDANQSHKSLYEEFVALCEIADKGGMHAIWTGEHHGMDFTIAPNPFVTIADLARRTSRARLGTGTVIAPFWHPIKLAGEAAMADIICDGRLDIGIARGAYSFEYERLLPGLDAWGAGQRMRELIPAVKGIWAGDYAHDGEFFKFPSTTSAPKPLQQPNPPIWVAARDPNSHEFAVANGCNVQVTPLWQGDDEVQSLMERFNDACAKHPEIERPKIMLLRHTYVGSSADDVAQAAHELSVYYNYFFAWFKNEKPVTQGLIERIPDDQIRANAMLSDQVMRTNNVVGDAETVIDRLKAYEALGYDEYSFWIDTGMSFERKKASLERFITEVMPAFQE